In Brevinematales bacterium, the genomic stretch TATTACCCCTCGGTGTTGAAATTGAAGGGCACCCGGACAATATAACTCCTTCAACAGTTGGTGGATTTACAATATCAGGTCTAGATGGTAAACTTAAATATCAAAAACTCAACGTTCCAAAGAACTTACATTTTGTATTTGTAATACCAGAATTTGATGTTTCAACACAATCTGCAAGAAATGTACTACCATTAAACTACAAAAGAGAAGATGTTATATTCAACATAAGGTCCTCAGTTAGCTTGGTTTTGGGAATAGTCAACAACGACAGAGAACTGATATCTCTAGGATTAAGAGATAAAATACATCAACCCTACAGAGCAAATCTCTACCAAGGTTTTGAAAACCTTTTAAACTTAAAACCAACAGATGTATCCGAAAACTTCATAGGTAGTTTTGTATCAGGCAGCGGTCCTACAATATGCTGTGTATTTCACACTCAGCCTAGTTTCAACGATATACAAAAGATAAGAAATATCTTAAATCAAAATACTAATCATTCATACGATATACAAATACTTTCTGTTGACAACATAGGTACAAGAATTATTATTTAAGAATACCAAAAGTTTTATAAATCTAAATATCTTATGTATAATTCATAATCATGATAAAGGTTAATATAATCAACAACTACGGAAGCCTTAGGAGTTTTCTCAAACTCAAGCATGTAAAAGAGATATCCACTTTTGTCCTCAGAGAACTCAGTAAAAACAAAGTTGAAATTACAATTTTACTATGCAAGAA encodes the following:
- the thrB gene encoding homoserine kinase — translated: MDITKYKVMVPGSSANIGSGFDVFGISVSIYGYFSFQDKHEITYIGKDSIDTDLAKNTVFTSFSKVLKEFNQSTPNLGIWIKNHIPIKRGLGSSSVAIIGGLSLGYVYLKHQNLLPDDLHDFNTFREKIILPLGVEIEGHPDNITPSTVGGFTISGLDGKLKYQKLNVPKNLHFVFVIPEFDVSTQSARNVLPLNYKREDVIFNIRSSVSLVLGIVNNDRELISLGLRDKIHQPYRANLYQGFENLLNLKPTDVSENFIGSFVSGSGPTICCVFHTQPSFNDIQKIRNILNQNTNHSYDIQILSVDNIGTRIII